From a region of the Zingiber officinale cultivar Zhangliang chromosome 4B, Zo_v1.1, whole genome shotgun sequence genome:
- the LOC121976450 gene encoding glutamate receptor 3.1-like isoform X1, giving the protein MKLALLLLLALLLDLASTGLGKNETAARPATVHIGAIFSHNTTIGRVAKVAIDAAVSDINADPSILRGTKLVVEMQDSNCNNFIGVVQALQFMETDIVAIIGPQSSVIAHVISHVSNELRVPLVSFSATDPTLNSLQYPFFVRSTRSDLFQMAAVADLVDYYQWNQVIAVFIDDDHGRNGVASLADKLAEKRHKISYKAALRSGATSSDIMDLLVKVALMGSRIIVVHVSSDIGIRIFSTARYLGMMSSGYVWIATDWLSSLLDSSSLLDATTMEAMQGVVALRQHTANSKFKNVLVSRWSQLVKNGKAENFKLNSYGLYAYDTVWLVSHALDAFFRDGGRVSFSNDSNLHDAEGGSLHLEAMSVFDEGQVLLNKILNTSFDGVTGKVQFDYERNLIRPAYDLLNIVGTGWRTIGHWTNYSGLSIVPPEKLYGKPANLSASNQQLFSVIWPGDTISKPRGWVFPNNGKELRIGVPNRASFRQFVSVSSKSNDIKGFCIDVFTAAVNLLPYPLSYRFVSFGNGHENPSYSKLAEMVALGEFDAAVGDMSIVTNRTKIVDFTQPYAESGLVIVTPVKKMNSGVWAFLQPFTWEMWLVTVCSLPLIGAVIWILEHRLNDEFRGPPKRQIVTVFWFSFSSLFFAHRENTMSTAGRMVLIIWLFVVLIIQSSYTASLTSILTVQYLSSSLGGIDKLIASNEPIGFQVGSFAENYLAEELGVSRSRLIALGSPEDYARALERGSGEGGVAAVVDERPYIDLFLSTQCKFAAIGSEFTRNGWGFAFPRDSPLAVDFSTAILTLSENGDLQRIQDKWLSTSACSSDGNELDSETLHLNSFLGLFLICGLACVLALLVYFVGMIRQYFRHCPVEGTDSSAAESSSSRRSLRRFFSFMDVKEEDVKNRSKRRKIQREESSVVSNQSFVGFNSAISP; this is encoded by the exons ATGAAGCTTGCTTTGCTTCTATTGTTGGCTCTGCTTCTTGATCTCGCTTCAACTGGCCTCGGCAAGAATGAAACCGCCGCCAGGCCTGCTACAGTCCACATCGGTGCCATTTTTTCTCATAATACCACCATTGGAAGAGTCGCCAAGGTTGCAATCGACGCTGCCGTGAGCGACATCAATGCAGATCCAAGCATCCTCCGCGGCACAAAACTGGTCGTGGAAATGCAAGATTCCAATTGCAACAACTTCATTGGTGTGGTTCAAG CTTTGCAGTTCATGGAGACGGATATCGTCGCGATCATCGGCCCCCAGTCCTCTGTAATCGCCCATGTCATTTCGCATGTTTCGAACGAGCTCCGAGTTCCTCTCGTTTCCTTTTCTGCAACAGATCCCACACTTAACTCTCTGCAGTATCCCTTCTTTGTCCGTAGCACCCGGAGCGACCTCTTCCAAATGGCTGCCGTTGCTGATCTAGTCGACTATTATCAGTGGAACCAGGTTATAGCTGTTTTCATCGACGACGATCATGGTCGGAATGGAGTTGCTTCTCTAGCCGACAAACTTGCAGAAAAACGCCACAAGATCTCATACAAGGCGGCATTACGATCTGGGGCAACATCGAGCGACATCATGGACTTGTTGGTGAAGGTCGCACTCATGGGCTCAAGGATTATCGTCGTACATGTGAGCTCAGACATCGGCATCAGAATCTTCTCCACAGCAAGATACCTCGGTATGATGTCGAGCGGGTATGTTTGGATAGCAACGGATTGGCTTTCTTCTCTGTTGGATTCTTCCTCACTGCTAGATGCAACGACTATGGAGGCAATGCAAGGAGTTGTCGCCCTGCGCCAGCATACCGCCAATTCGAAGTTCAAGAATGTGCTGGTCTCGAGATGGAGCCAACTAGTGAAGAATGGAAAGGCTGAAAACTTCAAACTGAACTCTTATGGTCTATATGCTTACGATACAGTTTGGTTGGTTTCTCATGCATTGGATGCCTTTTTCAGAGATGGAGGAAGGGTCTCATTTTCGAATGACTCGAATTTACACGACGCGGAGGGAGGGAGCCTACACCTTGAGGCCATGAGCGTGTTCGATGAGGGGCAGGTTTTGCTGAACAAGATTTTGAACACAAGTTTTGATGGTGTAACTGGTAAAGTCCAGTTTGATTATGAAAGGAACCTGATCCGACCGGCCTATGATTTGCTCAACATAGTAGGAACTGGGTGGAGAACAATTGGTCACTGGACAAATTATTCAGGATTGTCGATTGTTCCTCCTGAAAAGTTGTATGGAAAACCAGCAAATCTTTCTGCTTCTAATCAACAGCTGTTTAGTGTGATTTGGCCCGGGGATACTATATCCAAGCCTCGCGGATGGGTCTTCCCTAACAATGGCAAAGAACTGAGAATTGGAGTTCCAAATCGGGCAAGTTTCCGACAATTCGTTTCGGTATCATCAAAGAGTAATGACATCAAGGGATTCTGCATAGATGTGTTCACTGCCGCTGTCAACTTGCTGCCTTACCCTCTTTCCTACAGATTTGTATCCTTTGGAAATGGCCATGAGAATCCCAGTTATTCCAAGCTTGCTGAAATGGTTGCACTAGGG GAATTTGATGCTGCTGTTGGTGACATGAGCATAGTAACGAATCGAACAAAGATTGTCGATTTCACACAGCCATATGCTGAATCTGGGCTTGTAATCGTCACCCCTGTGAAAAAGATGAACTCTGGTGTGTGGGCTTTCTTGCAGCCATTTACCTGGGAAATGTGGCTGGTCACAGTGTGTTCCTTGCCTCTAATAGGAGCTGTGATTTGGATCCTCGAGCACAGGCTCAACGACGAATTCCGTGGCCCTCCTAAAAGGCAGATAGTTACTGTATTTTG gttcagctTCTCGAGTCTATTTTTTGCACATA GGGAAAACACCATGAGCACTGCAGGGCGTATGGTTCTCATAATATGGCTGTTCGTCGTGCTGATCATCCAGTCGAGTTACACGGCAAGCTTGACCTCGATTCTCACTGTCCAATATCTGTCATCATCACTGGGAGGCATCGACAAATTGATCGCCAGCAACGAGCCTATTGGCTTTCAAGTCGGTTCGTTTGCTGAAAACTATCTCGCCGAGGAGCTCGGCGTTTCGAGATCCAGACTAATAGCTCTTGGCTCGCCTGAGGACTATGCGAGAGCACTCGAACGCGGCTCCGGCGAGGGAGGTGTCGCCGCCGTGGTGGACGAGCGCCCGTACATCGACCTTTTTCTCTCGACTCAATGCAAGTTTGCTGCAATTGGCTCAGAATTCACCCGAAACGGCTGGGGATTC GCGTTCCCGAGGGACTCTCCTTTGGCGGTTGATTTCTCGACTGCAATCCTTACGCTGTCGGAAAACGGCGATCTCCAACGGATCCAAGACAAGTGGTTGAGCACGAGCGCGTGCAGCTCCGATGGGAACGAGCTCGATTCTGAAACCCTCCATTTAAACAGCTTTCTGGGCCTGTTTCTGATATGTGGACTGGCTTGTGTTCTCGCTTTGCTCGTGTATTTCGTAGGCATGATTCGCCAGTACTTTCGCCATTGCCCAGTGGAGGGAACTGATTCTTCCGCCGCCGAAAGTTCGAGCTCAAGGCGCAGCCTGCGGAGGTTCTTCTCTTTCATGGATGtcaaggaagaagatgtgaagaACAGGTCCAAGAGAAGAAAGATTCAGCGGGAAGAAAGCAGTGTTGTTTCGAATCAAAGTTTTGTTGGTTTTAACTCGGCGATATCTCCATAA
- the LOC121976450 gene encoding glutamate receptor 3.1-like isoform X2 has product MKLALLLLLALLLDLASTGLGKNETAARPATVHIGAIFSHNTTIGRVAKVAIDAAVSDINADPSILRGTKLVVEMQDSNCNNFIGVVQALQFMETDIVAIIGPQSSVIAHVISHVSNELRVPLVSFSATDPTLNSLQYPFFVRSTRSDLFQMAAVADLVDYYQWNQVIAVFIDDDHGRNGVASLADKLAEKRHKISYKAALRSGATSSDIMDLLVKVALMGSRIIVVHVSSDIGIRIFSTARYLGMMSSGYVWIATDWLSSLLDSSSLLDATTMEAMQGVVALRQHTANSKFKNVLVSRWSQLVKNGKAENFKLNSYGLYAYDTVWLVSHALDAFFRDGGRVSFSNDSNLHDAEGGSLHLEAMSVFDEGQVLLNKILNTSFDGVTGKVQFDYERNLIRPAYDLLNIVGTGWRTIGHWTNYSGLSIVPPEKLYGKPANLSASNQQLFSVIWPGDTISKPRGWVFPNNGKELRIGVPNRASFRQFVSVSSKSNDIKGFCIDVFTAAVNLLPYPLSYRFVSFGNGHENPSYSKLAEMVALGEFDAAVGDMSIVTNRTKIVDFTQPYAESGLVIVTPVKKMNSGVWAFLQPFTWEMWLVTVCSLPLIGAVIWILEHRLNDEFRGPPKRQIVTVFWFSFSSLFFAHRENTMSTAGRMVLIIWLFVVLIIQSSYTASLTSILTVQYLSSSLGGIDKLIASNEPIGFQVGSFAENYLAEELGVSRSRLIALGSPEDYARALERGSGEGGVAAVVDERPYIDLFLSTQCKFAAIGSEFTRNGWGFPLRRRSRGTLLWRLISRLQSLRCRKTAISNGSKTSG; this is encoded by the exons ATGAAGCTTGCTTTGCTTCTATTGTTGGCTCTGCTTCTTGATCTCGCTTCAACTGGCCTCGGCAAGAATGAAACCGCCGCCAGGCCTGCTACAGTCCACATCGGTGCCATTTTTTCTCATAATACCACCATTGGAAGAGTCGCCAAGGTTGCAATCGACGCTGCCGTGAGCGACATCAATGCAGATCCAAGCATCCTCCGCGGCACAAAACTGGTCGTGGAAATGCAAGATTCCAATTGCAACAACTTCATTGGTGTGGTTCAAG CTTTGCAGTTCATGGAGACGGATATCGTCGCGATCATCGGCCCCCAGTCCTCTGTAATCGCCCATGTCATTTCGCATGTTTCGAACGAGCTCCGAGTTCCTCTCGTTTCCTTTTCTGCAACAGATCCCACACTTAACTCTCTGCAGTATCCCTTCTTTGTCCGTAGCACCCGGAGCGACCTCTTCCAAATGGCTGCCGTTGCTGATCTAGTCGACTATTATCAGTGGAACCAGGTTATAGCTGTTTTCATCGACGACGATCATGGTCGGAATGGAGTTGCTTCTCTAGCCGACAAACTTGCAGAAAAACGCCACAAGATCTCATACAAGGCGGCATTACGATCTGGGGCAACATCGAGCGACATCATGGACTTGTTGGTGAAGGTCGCACTCATGGGCTCAAGGATTATCGTCGTACATGTGAGCTCAGACATCGGCATCAGAATCTTCTCCACAGCAAGATACCTCGGTATGATGTCGAGCGGGTATGTTTGGATAGCAACGGATTGGCTTTCTTCTCTGTTGGATTCTTCCTCACTGCTAGATGCAACGACTATGGAGGCAATGCAAGGAGTTGTCGCCCTGCGCCAGCATACCGCCAATTCGAAGTTCAAGAATGTGCTGGTCTCGAGATGGAGCCAACTAGTGAAGAATGGAAAGGCTGAAAACTTCAAACTGAACTCTTATGGTCTATATGCTTACGATACAGTTTGGTTGGTTTCTCATGCATTGGATGCCTTTTTCAGAGATGGAGGAAGGGTCTCATTTTCGAATGACTCGAATTTACACGACGCGGAGGGAGGGAGCCTACACCTTGAGGCCATGAGCGTGTTCGATGAGGGGCAGGTTTTGCTGAACAAGATTTTGAACACAAGTTTTGATGGTGTAACTGGTAAAGTCCAGTTTGATTATGAAAGGAACCTGATCCGACCGGCCTATGATTTGCTCAACATAGTAGGAACTGGGTGGAGAACAATTGGTCACTGGACAAATTATTCAGGATTGTCGATTGTTCCTCCTGAAAAGTTGTATGGAAAACCAGCAAATCTTTCTGCTTCTAATCAACAGCTGTTTAGTGTGATTTGGCCCGGGGATACTATATCCAAGCCTCGCGGATGGGTCTTCCCTAACAATGGCAAAGAACTGAGAATTGGAGTTCCAAATCGGGCAAGTTTCCGACAATTCGTTTCGGTATCATCAAAGAGTAATGACATCAAGGGATTCTGCATAGATGTGTTCACTGCCGCTGTCAACTTGCTGCCTTACCCTCTTTCCTACAGATTTGTATCCTTTGGAAATGGCCATGAGAATCCCAGTTATTCCAAGCTTGCTGAAATGGTTGCACTAGGG GAATTTGATGCTGCTGTTGGTGACATGAGCATAGTAACGAATCGAACAAAGATTGTCGATTTCACACAGCCATATGCTGAATCTGGGCTTGTAATCGTCACCCCTGTGAAAAAGATGAACTCTGGTGTGTGGGCTTTCTTGCAGCCATTTACCTGGGAAATGTGGCTGGTCACAGTGTGTTCCTTGCCTCTAATAGGAGCTGTGATTTGGATCCTCGAGCACAGGCTCAACGACGAATTCCGTGGCCCTCCTAAAAGGCAGATAGTTACTGTATTTTG gttcagctTCTCGAGTCTATTTTTTGCACATA GGGAAAACACCATGAGCACTGCAGGGCGTATGGTTCTCATAATATGGCTGTTCGTCGTGCTGATCATCCAGTCGAGTTACACGGCAAGCTTGACCTCGATTCTCACTGTCCAATATCTGTCATCATCACTGGGAGGCATCGACAAATTGATCGCCAGCAACGAGCCTATTGGCTTTCAAGTCGGTTCGTTTGCTGAAAACTATCTCGCCGAGGAGCTCGGCGTTTCGAGATCCAGACTAATAGCTCTTGGCTCGCCTGAGGACTATGCGAGAGCACTCGAACGCGGCTCCGGCGAGGGAGGTGTCGCCGCCGTGGTGGACGAGCGCCCGTACATCGACCTTTTTCTCTCGACTCAATGCAAGTTTGCTGCAATTGGCTCAGAATTCACCCGAAACGGCTGGGGATTC CCTCTGCGCAGGCGTTCCCGAGGGACTCTCCTTTGGCGGTTGATTTCTCGACTGCAATCCTTACGCTGTCGGAAAACGGCGATCTCCAACGGATCCAAGACAAGTGGTTGA